The Planctomycetaceae bacterium genome has a segment encoding these proteins:
- the folE gene encoding GTP cyclohydrolase I FolE, whose translation MADESSKMDMTAIENAVRAILTAVGEDPSREGLARTPDRVARMYAELFAGLGENPADYLGVTFAEQYDEMVVLRDIPFSSMCEHHLMPFIGKAHVAYLPDGKIAGISKLARVVESCARRPQVQERLTCQIADLLMDKLNARGVGVIIEAEHTCMTLRGIKKPGSQMVTSAMRGLFKTNVATRNEAINLLTGR comes from the coding sequence ATGGCTGACGAATCCAGCAAGATGGACATGACCGCGATCGAGAATGCTGTCCGGGCGATACTGACGGCGGTGGGGGAAGACCCTTCCCGCGAGGGGCTGGCGCGCACCCCCGACCGCGTGGCCAGAATGTATGCGGAGTTGTTCGCGGGCCTGGGCGAGAACCCGGCTGACTATCTGGGCGTCACCTTCGCCGAGCAGTACGACGAGATGGTGGTGCTGCGCGATATCCCGTTCTCGTCCATGTGCGAACATCACCTGATGCCCTTCATCGGCAAGGCGCATGTGGCGTATCTGCCCGACGGCAAGATCGCGGGAATCAGCAAGCTGGCCAGGGTGGTCGAGTCATGTGCGCGGCGGCCCCAGGTGCAGGAGCGGCTGACCTGCCAGATCGCCGACCTGCTGATGGACAAGCTCAACGCCCGCGGCGTGGGCGTGATCATTGAAGCCGAGCACACCTGCATGACCCTGCGCGGCATCAAGAAGCCCGGCTCGCAGATGGTCACCTCGGCCATGCGGGGGCTGTTCAAGACCAACGTCGCCACCCGCAACGAAGCGATCAATCTTCTGACCGGACGGTGA